TGACGGTGAAAAGCTCCACGCGGCTTTTGATCTTAACTACCACCTTAAGTATGTCGATTATATCTTCGCTCGCGTGGGCCTTGACGGATAACGGCATACTACTCTGGTCCAGAGACAAGGAGAGAGCACATGGAGAAATTGGCATTACTATACGAGGGGAAGGCCAAAGCGGTTTACGAAACCGCTGATCCCGAGTGCGTAATCATTTATTTTCGCGACTCTGCCACTGCCCAAAACGGCCTCAAACAAGGCACCATAGCCGACAAGGGCCTTCTCAATAACCTCATTTCGGCGCATTTTTTTGCCTTGCTTGCCGCACATGGTGTAGAGACGCACTATGTGCAGACGGTAAGTCCGCGGGAGATGCTCGCCAAGAAGCTGGAAATTGTTAAGGTAGAGGTGGTAGTACGCAACATCGTGGCGGGCTCACTGGTTAAGCGTTTGGGATACCCAGAAGGCACTCCCTTGGCCACGCCGATACTCGAGTACTACTACAAGGATGACTCCCTTGGCGACCCCCTAGTGAATAGCGACCACCTCGCGGCCTTAAACCTGGCGACGGCCGAAGAACTCACGGCCATTGCTCTAGTCAGCCACAAAGTTAACAGCATTCTTAAAAGTCATTTGGCCGAGAAGAACTTGCTCCTTGTGGACTGCAAGCTTGAGTTCGGTCGCCATAAAGGGCGCTTGCTCCTCGGCGATGAAATATCGCCCGATACCTGTCGTTTTTGGGACATTACTACCCATGAGAAGCTCGATAAAGACCGCTTTCGCCGCGACCTCGGCGGGGTGTCGGAGGCGTACCACGAAATCTTAAGGCGTTTGACAGGAGGTAGGCTAAGTGTACAAAGCTAAAGTTTACATCACGCTGAAAGAGGGCGTGCTTGACCCAGAAGGTCAGGCGGTTTGTGCTGGGCTGCACAGCCTAGGGTTCACTGGCGTGGCTCTGGTGCGCATGAATAAGTCGGTGGAGATTATGGTAGAGGCGGCAAGCCTAGACGATGCTCGGGCCCTCGTGCGCGAGATGTGCGAGAGACTGCTGGCTAACCCTATCATGGAGGAATACCACTTCGTCTTGGAGGACCCCGTATGAGGTTTGGCATCGTCGTCTTCCCTGGCTCTAACTGCGACATCGATTGCTACCATGCCGCCAAAGAGGTGCTCGGGCAGCCGACTGAGTATGTGTGGCACCAAGAGAGTGACCTCGCCCGCTTTGACTGCATCGTGCTCCCCGGCGGGTTTTCTTATGGCGACTACTTGCGCACCGGGGCACTGGCGCGCTTTTCTCCTGTGATGACCGCGGTGGCCAAGGAGGCTAGCCGCGGCAAACTCATTCTGGGTATCTGTAATGGCTTTCAGATTCTGCTTGAGGCAGGCCTACTGCCTGGCGCTATGCAGAAAAATGACCATCTACAGTTTCGCTGCGAAATGCGCCATGTGCGCCTTGAAAACGTAAAGACTCCTTTCACGACGCTAGGCCAAGCGGGGCAAGTTCTTCGTCTGCCCATCGCCCATGCCGAGGGGAACTACTTTATTGACGAACTAGGGTTAGAAGCGTTACTAGGTAACGACCAAGTTGTTTTTCGCTATACCGACAAAGACGGGCGGGTCACGGCCGAGGCCAATCCTAATGGGTCTTTGCATAATATCGCTGGCATCGTCAATCGTGCGGGCAATGTGCTTGGCATCATGCCGCATCCAGAACGCAGCACAGAAGAAATACAGGGCGGTACCGACGGCTTGCTCATTTGGACGTCATTACTGGCGTGGTGGGGTGAAAGGCATGCGTGAAGTTTATCTTGATACACAAGATCTCGCTGAGGCTCGCGCCATGGGGCTTAAGCCATTAGAGTGGGAGAGAGTACTTGCCTTGCTTGGGCGACGGCCCAATCTCACCGAGCTAGGCATGTTTGCCGTGATGTGGTCAGAGCACTGCAGCTACAAGCACAGTAAAATTGCCCTGCGCCAGTTTCCCACTACAGGGGCACGCGTCATACAAGGCCCGGGCGAAAATGCCGGTGTGGTAGACATTGGCGATGGACAGGCAGTTGTCTTTAAAATGGAGAGCCACAATCATCCCTCCGCTATCGAGCCCTACCAGGGGGCTGCCACCGGCGTAGGCGGTATCGTGCGCGATATTTTTACCATGGGTGCACGCCCTATCGCTTTGCTCAACAGCCTGCGTTTTGGCGAGCTCACCACGCCTAAGCAGCGCTATCTTTTTTCTGGCGTCGTCGCTGGTATTGCCGGCTATGGCAATTGCATGGGCATTCCCACCGTAGGTGGCGAGGTCTACTTTAACGCCAGTTACACTCATAATTGTCTCGTCAACGCCATGTGTGTCGGAATTATCGACCAAGCCAAGCTCACTAAGGGTAGGGCACAGGGGGTAGGTAGCCGCCTTGTCTTGATCGGCGCGCGAACGGGGCGCGACGGCATTCATGGCGCGACCTTTGCCTCCGAGGAGCTAAGTGAAAAATCCCTCGAAAAGCGTCCAGCCGTGCAAGTGGGCGACCCCTTTATGGAGAAGCTCTTGCTCGAGGCCTGCCTCGAACTAATTGAGGCTGAGGTCATCCTTGGCATGCAGGATTTAGGCGCGGCTGGCTTGACCTCGGCTGCGAGCGAAATGGCCGCGCGCGGAGGACAAGGCGTCGAAATTGATGTGTCACTAGTACCTTGCCGCGAAAAGAACATGAACCCCTACGAAATCATGCTCTCAGAATCGCAGGAGCGCATGCTCCTAGTAGTTGAGCCAAGCAAAGTCGCGGTGGTGCTAAGCACTTGTGCCAAGTGGGGGCTTATGGGTACGGATATCGGCAGGGTGACCACGAGCGGCCAGGTGACGATTCGCCAAGGTGAGCGCGTAGTGGCCGAGGTGCCAGCCAAGCCCCTAGCCAGCGAAGGGCCCGTCTACAATCCGACCGCTACCATGCCCCTCTGGCAGGCGGAAGTGCAGTCACTTAACTTAGCAGAATTACCCCTGCCAGAAGACCTGAATGCCGTCCTTCGGGTGCTACTTGCTTCGCCTAACATTGCCAGCAAAGAATGGGTTTATCGCCAGTATGACCACATGGTACGGGGCGATACCGTAGTCTTGCCGGGGGGAGACGCTGCCGTGCTCCGCATTAAAGGTGCAGAGAAGGGCCTGGCCTTAAGTGTAGACTGCAATAGCCGCTATGTCTTTCTTGACCCCTACTGGGGCGGGGCGATCGCCGTCGCCGAGGCAGCGCGCAATGTGGCCTGCAGCGGAGCTAGGCCACTAGCCATTACTAACTGCCTTAATTTTGGTAGCCCAGAAAGACCGGAGATTTTTTACCAACTCACCAATGCTATTGCGGGCATGTCCGCAGCCTGCACAGCCCTAGGCACCCCGGTCACAGGCGGCAATGTCAGCCTCTACAATGAAACGGGCGGGCAAGCCGTATTTCCTACGCCGACAGTAGGCATGGTGGGCTTGCTAGATAAGGTAGAGCAGCGCGTCACAGTTAGCTTTAAGCAATTAGGCGATGTGGTCTGTCTCTTGGGCGAAACTTACGAGGAACTGGGCGGTAGTGAATATCTTAAAGTCGTCCACTCTTTGGAGCGCGGTCACCCACCGCGGCTTGACCTTGGCGCGGAGCGCCGCCTGCAGGATTATCTCGTGGCGGCCAGAGCAGAGGGGCTCTTGGCCTCGGCCCATGATTGCTCCGACGGTGGCCTGGCAGTCACCCTGGCCGAATCGGCTATCGCCGGTGAACTAGGGGCCGAAATTGAGCTTGTGGGCCTACACGGCATGCGCCCTGATGCCCTGCTCTTTGGCGAATCGCAGTCGCGCGTGGTAGTCACCGTCAAGCCGCAGGATGTGGGCAGGGCAGAAACACTGGCTGCTACTCTAGGGGTGCCCTTTGCTGTGGTAGGAAAGGTGCAAGGAGATACCTTGAACGTAGATGTTCAGGGTAAGCGGCTAATTGCCGCCGCGGTAGCATCTATGTCGCAGCTCTGGAAAGGGAGCTTAACATGCCTAATGTCGCAGTAGACGATAAGTTGCGCGAAGAATGTGGTGTCTTAGGTATCTTTGGGCATGGCCTCGACGTGGTGCGGCTCGGCTACTTTGGCCTGTTCGCCTTGCAGCACCGTGGACAAGAGAGCGCGGGGCTGGCCGTTGCCGATGGCACCGGCATTGTGCGCCACAGGGGCCGCGGGCTCGTGGCTGAGGCCTTTAACGAGGAGCATATCGCTGCGCTAAGCGAACACAACCCCCATCTAGGTATCGGGCATGTGCGCTACTCCACTGCTGGTGCCTCCGATTTAATTAGCAGCCAGCCTCTCCTGCATTATGACGAGCAGGTGGGTGGCCTAAAAATTGCTCTCGCCCATAACGGCAATTTAGTGGGGGCAGGCCAGTTACGGCGAGAGCTAGAGGCAGGCGGCGCTCACTTTGCTACTATGAGTGATACAGAGGTCATTCTTAAGCTGCTGCATCGAGAATACACCGGGGATATACAAGAGGCCCTAGTGCGGACGCTTCTGGCCCTCTGCGGAGCCTTCAGCCTAGTGCTGTGTACACCCGCAAAGCTAATTGGCGTGCGTGACCCCCATGGTTTTAGGCCGCTCTGCCTAGGTAGCCTCGGCGGAGGCTACATCCTCGCCTCCGAAAGCGCGGCCATTTTGGCTCTCGGCGGTGAAGTAATCCGAGATATTAGGCCAGGAGAAATAGTCGTCATCGATGACAGTGGGGTGCAGTCTCAACAGTATGCACCAGCCACAAGAAGCTCCTGCATCTTTGAGTATGTCTACTTTGCCCGTAACGACAGTGTGCTTGACGGGCTCAATGTGTACAATGCGCGTGTCGCCCTGGGTCGGCGCTTGGCGGAGGAGCACCCCGTTCAGGCTGATTTAGTTATTAGCGTGCCAGATTCAGGCACCCCAGCCGCCTTAGGCTACGCCGCCTCTGCCAACTTACCATATGGCGAGGGCTTGGTTAAAAATCGCTATGTGGGGCGCACCTTTATACAGTCAAGCCAGGCCCTGCGCGAGCTCAAGGTGCTGCTTAAATTCACGCCGAATACCGCCATCTTGCAGGGTCAGCGCGTCGTCATCGTTGACGACTCCATTGTGCGCGGCACCACCATGGAGCTACTGGTGCGCGCCTTGCGGCGTGCGGGCGCCAGCGAAGTACATGTACGTGTGAGCTGTCCACCATATACAAATCCCTGCTACTTCGGCATCGATACACCCTCCTGCCTAGAGCTGGTGGCCAACTGTTCTGACAGTGCAGGTGTTTGTCGCATGATTGGGGCCGACAGCCTTGGCTACCTGAGCCTAGAGGGCATGTTAGAGGTCTTGTCGGGCGGCGAGCGGCAGTTTTGTCTGGGTTGCTTCACGGGGGACTACCCCTTAGACGTATCGCGTCAAGAGCAGGAGGCGGTGCGGCTAGAGAAAGAAGATTGGGGTGATGTGCGTGGCTAAAGAGGTAGGGCTAACCTATAGAGAGGCTGGGGTGGATGTCGCCGCCGGAACGCGCGCCGTAGAGCTGATGCGGAGCGCAGTGCGCACCACCTTTCGCCAAGAGGTGCTCACCGACATCGGCGGTTTTGGGGGGCTCTTTGCCCTCGGTAAGTACGAAGATCCAGTGCTCGTATCTGGCACTGACGGTGTGGGCACTAAACTAAAAGTAGCGTTTATGATGAACAGTCATGCTACAGTGGGCCTAGACTTAGTCGCCATGTCCGTGAATGATATCTTGGTCAGTGGTGCCGAGCCCCTCTTTTTTCTCGACTACTTAGGGGTGGCGAAGCTTATCCCTGAGCAGGTGGCCGAAATTGTGGGGGGCGTGGCCAGTGGCTGCCGCCAAGCAGGCTGCGCTTTAATAGGCGGCGAGACGGCCGAGCTGCCAGGGCTATATGCCCCTGGGGAGTACGACCTCGCCGGTTTTGCCGTGGGCGTGGTAGAGAAAAAACACTTGGTTGATGGCAGCACGATTAAGGAGGGCGACATCCTGCTCGGGCTTCCCTCGAGCGGCTTACACAGCAATGGTTATTCCTTGGTGCGTAAAATAGTCTTTGACTTGGCGGGCCATGCCGTAGATGACAAAGTCGATTGTCTCTGCGCTAGCATAGGCGAGGTGCTCCTTACTCCGACGCGCATCTATGTGCGAGCCGTACTACCCCTAGTGCGCCAGGGGCTTATCAAGGGTATGGTGCATATTACCGGGGGCGGGTTTACCGAGAACATCCCCCGGGTGCTTAAAGCAGGCCTAGGCGTAGAGATAGTCGAGGGCAGCTGGCGCGTGCCACCGGTGTTTTCGTGGTTGGCAGAGCTTGGCGGTGTTTGTACAGAAGAAATGTATCGCACTTTCAACATGGGCCTTGGCTTCATCCTCGTGGTCGCACCAGAACAAGCTGCGGTGGTCATAGACCAGCTCAGCGCAGTAGGAGAGACAGCCTACCAAGTAGGACAAGTTGTTAGCGGAAGCGGTGTTACCTTTGTCTAACAAGCTGCGATTAGCGGTACTCGTTTCGGGTGGGGGCAGCACGCTGCAAAACATTATTGACGCGGTAGAGAGTGGTGCGCTGCAGGCCGAAATTACGCTCGTGGTAAGTTCACGTCGCGATGCGTTGGCCCTCGAGCGAGCTAAAAGACATGCTTTGCCTCATATTGTTCTCCGCCCACGGGATTACAGTGCAGCCAGTAGCTTCGACCACGCTTTGTGTGCCGCCCTAGAGGTTGTGAGGGCTGACTTAGTCGTCTTGGCAGGCTACCTCACGGCCTTAGGGAGCGAGACGGTGTCTGCTTTTTCGGGGCGCATTATGAATATTCACCCCAGCCTTTTACCGGCGTTCGGTGGGCACGGCTACTACGGCCGGCATGTACATGCCGCTGTTTTACATCATGGCTGCAAAGTTAGTGGGGCGACCGTGATGTTTGTCACGCCTGAAGTAGATGCCGGCCCCATCATTCTGCAAGAGGCGGTGCCAGTTTTAGACGATGACACCGTAGAAACTTTGGCAAAGCGAGTGGCAGAGGTAGAAAAGAGGCTCTACCCTCTGGCCATTAAGCTATATGGTGCAGGTAGGCTCTCTCTAAAAGGGAGGCGCGTGCACATAGCGGAGGAGGCCGAGCATGAAGCGAGCGCTTATTAGTGTCGCCGATAAAACGGGGGTAGGGGAATTCGCCGCAGCTCTAGCGCACTTAGGGTACGAGATTGTGGCCAGTGGTGGCACCGCATTGTATCTTAAGGAGCAGGGTGTGGCCGTCACCGAAGTTTCGCAAGTGACTAACTACCCTGAAATGATGGATGGTCGTGTCAAGACACTTCACCCCGCCATCCACGGCGGAATTCTTATGCGCACAGACAACCCCTCTGATGTGGCGAGTGCGCGGCAAGCGGGGATTCAGCCTATCAGCATCGTTGTCGTCAACTTATATCCATTTGAGCGCACCGTGACGGGAGAGCACTCACTAAGTGAAGCCATCGAAAACATCGATATCGGCGGCCCGGCCCTGGTAAGGGCTGCGGCGAAGAATTACGCCTTTGTAGCCGCCGTGACCGATCCCTCGCAGTACCATGGGCTGCTCTGTGACTTGCGTGAGTACGGTGAAATTGCTCTCTCTACCCGTCAAAAGCTCGCGAGAGCAGCTTTTCAGCACACAGCCTACTACGACAGCATGGTGGCCCACTACTTGGCGCGCACTTTCGGGCCGGCCGAGTTTCCCTCGCGTGTGGGCCTACCGCTCTCCCTTGTTAAAGGGCTGCGCTACGGAGAAAACCCGCACCAAGAGGGCGCCCTCTATGCCGCGCCAGGTGCAAGGGTGGGGCTCCCGAGCGCTGTGCAGCTACAGGGCAAAGAGCTCTCTTACTGCAATATTTTAGACGCAGATGCCGCCTGGGCACTTGTCAGCGAGTTCTCTCGCCCGGCCGCCGTCGTTGTAAAACATGCCACCCCTTGTGGTGTGGCTACGGCTCCGTCACTACTTTTGGCCTACCAAAGGGCCGCAGACTGCGACCCTATCTCCACTTTCGGCGGCATAGTTGCGCTTAACCGCGAGGTAGACGTAGCTACGGCTTCGGCCATGAGAGAGATTTTTCTTGAGGTGATTGTAGCCCCTAAATTTAGTGACGCGGCGCGCGAGATACTAAGCGCCAAGCGCAACTTGCGCCTACTCACCATTAGTGACGAGGGTGCAAGGGGAGATGCGGGGCACTGGGAGGTAAAGAGTATTCAGGGTGGCTACTTGGTGCAGACCTCTGATACCTGGGGAGATAAATCGCTCTGGCAAGTTGTCACCTCGGTAGAGCCGACGAGTGAAGAGCGGCAAGACCTAGAGTTCGCCTTTGTCGTCGCTAAACATGTGAAGTCTAATGCCATTGTGATTGCTAAACAAGGGGCCACCCTAGGCATTGGCACGGGGCAGACTAACCGCATCGATGCCGCGCGGCAAGCCCTAGAGCGCGCCGGCGAGCGTGCAGAGGGGGCTGTGCTGGCCTCCGAAGCCTTTTTCCCCCAGCCTGACGTACTACTGGCCTGTGTACAAGCCGGCATAGTGGCCGTCATTCATCCTGGGGGTTCAATCAATGACGACTTGTCGCTAGCGGCAGCTAACGCGGCAGGTATAGCCATGTTGTACAGTAAAGAAAGGCACTTTAAGCACTAGGGGGGGTGCGTTATGCGTGTACTTGTACTTGGCCATGGGGGCAGAGAGCATGCGCTCGCGTGGAAGATTGCGGCGAGCCCGCTCTGCACGAAACTATATATTGCTCCGGGCAACCCGGGGACGGCCGACCTAGGCGAGAACGTAGCTTGCGACATCTGTGATACTTCCGCTGTGGTTAGTCTGGTGCGTGACTTGGCTATTGAACTCCTGGTCATCGGCCCCGAAGCGCCTCTAGCTAGCGGTGTCGCCGATGCGGTGCGCTATGAAGTGCCCTCCTGCTTTGTCTTCGGGCCCACTAAAGCTGGCGCTCGCCTCGAGTGGAGTAAAGCCTACGCCAAAACATTTATGAACAAGTATGGCGTTCCCACAGCAGGCCACCACACATTTTCGTCTCCTAAAGACGCGGCGTTCCACCTCGAGAACTGCGCCTTGCCCGTCGTGGTTAAGGCCGATGGCCTCGCGGCTGGCAAGGGGGTAATTATTGCTAAAACGCGTGCACAAGCAGTGGCAGCGGTGGGCATGCTGCCGCTAGGGCAGACAGTTGTCGTCGAAGAGTTCTTGGTTGGCCGCGAGGCCTCCGTGCTGGTTATTGCGGATGGCAGGCGATGCCATTTGTTGCCGCCGGTGCGCGACTACAAGGCCCTACTAGAAAACAACCTAGGGCCAAATACCGGGGGTATGGGGGCTTACGCGCCCTTGTCAGACTTAACCGCGAGAGACTTAAGTGAAATTAAAGCCCTCGCCGAGCGGACGCTAGCTGGCTTAGTAGACGAGGGCCTAGATTATCGCGGCATTATCTACCTAGGTCTGATGCTGACAGAGGAGGGTGTAAAGGTGCTAGAGTACAACGCGCGCTTTGGCGACCCCGAATGTCAACTGCTGATGGCTTTGCTCGAGAGCGACTTGCTCTACTATCTCTATCATGCGGCGAGGGGAGAGTTGCCTATAGAGCCCCCTACCTGTAGCGAGGACTGTGCTTGCCTCGTAGTAGCCTGCGGTGGCGATTACCCCTACTCGCCCTCGCAGGGCGAAGTAATCACCGGCCTAGCAGAGGCGGTAGCGGCAGGGCACCTCGTGTTTCAGGCGGGCACAGCAGAAGCAGAAGGCCATCTTGTGGCAAATGGCGGCCGCATTTTGAATGTAGTGGGGCGACACCAAGAGATGAGCAGAGCATGCCAAGAAGCCTACCAGGCCTTGAATTATCTTAAATTTGCAGGTATGCGCTTTCGTGGAGATATTGGCCAAGAGGAGGTACTGCCGTGACAGAAGCAAAAGTCGCCGTCATTATGGGCAGCAAGTCAGACTGGGGCGTTATGCAAGAAGCTTGTCGCCTCTTAGAAAAGCTCGAGGTGCCTCATGAGCGGCAGGTAGTTTCGGCGCACCGCACCCCAGATCTTATGTTCACTTTTGCCGAACAAGCAGCTCTGCGGGGAATCAAAGTAATAATTGCGGGTGCCGGCGGCGCTGCTCATCTGCCCGGTATGGTGGCCTGCAAGACGCTTTTGCCAGTTATTGGCGTGCCGATTCCTAGTGCGCACTTACAGGGGCTTGATTCTTTGCTCTCCATCGTGCAGATGCCTGCAGGTGTGCCGGTAGCGACCGTGGCGATAGGGGCAAGTGGTGCCAAAAATGCCGCCCTCTTGGCTTGCCAAATCCTCTCTCTTACGGACGACATACTGCTTAGTAAGCTCAAGAAGCTACGCGACGAAGCGGCGGAGCAAGTTTTTCAGGCCGAAAGGCTTGTAGTGCCATGAGTAAGCTACCTTTAAGGCCAGGGTCGGTGATAGGCATTCTTGGTGGGGGGCAACTTGGCCGTATGACCGCCATGGCAGCTAAAGCCATGGGTTACAAAGTGCTATGCCTCGACCCCACCCCAAACTCACCCTGCGGACAGGTGTGCGACGGACAAGTAGTGGGCTCACTCGGCGACAGGGAGGCCGCTTTTCACTTGGCGCGCCAGTCAGATATCGTTATATACGAGTTTGAAAATATAGATGCCGCTGTCGTGCGCGCCTTAGAGGGCGAGCATTGTGTGCCTCAGGGCAGTAATATCCTCGCCATCACGCAGAATCGCATACTAGAAAAGGCGCATCTGGCAGCACATGGCGTGCCACTTGCGCCCTACCGCGTGGTTAGATCGGCGGCAGACTTATCACATGCCGTAGCCGAGCTTGGCCTGCCACTGGTGCTAAAGTCGGCCTTGGGGGGCTATGATGGCAAGGGGCAGTTGGTCTTGCGGGGCAGTGCCGAGGTGGAGGCCGCGCTGGCGCAAGTTGCCCGCGGGGGTGAATTTGTCGTCGAAAAGTTCGTCGAGCTACACCAAGAAGTATCGGTCATCATAGCGCGCCGCCCGGGGGGTGAGTCTGCCCTCTTTCCCATCGCCGAAAACAGGCATTGTCAAAACGTGCTGCACACCACCATCGTGCCTGCGCGCCTAAGCCAAGACGCATCACAGCAGGCCTTAGAGCTAGCCACCAGCATCGCCCATTCGCTCGACTTAGTGGGTATTCTAGCAGTAGAGATGTTTGTCACCCCACAGGGCCTGCTCGTTAACGAACTAGCCCCACGCCCCCACAATTCAGGCCACTTTTCTTTCGGGGCCTGCTACACCTCGCAATTTGAGCAGTTCGTGCGGGCCGTAGCCGATCTGCCCCTAGGCGGCACCGACCTCCTCTTCCCCGCGGTGATGTTTAATATTCTCGGCCGGCACCAAAGACAAGTCTACGCCAACTGGCCCTTGCTCCAGCAAAAGGGCAAGGTGCACCTCTACGGCAAAAGCTCGAACGCCGACGCCGGGGACGGTTCTTTTTGTAACGCTGCCGACAGCCTAGTTGTAGAAGCTCATTCGCTGCGCAAAATGGGCCACATTCTGCTGCGTAGCAGCGACCCCGAGCCAGAGATCGCCTGGCTATCGGGGCTTCTCGAAAAGTGAGCGCGCCAACGACAGTTTGCCAAAAGACGCCCTTGCCGTATAATAAAGGCGAGAACGACTGTACTTGGGGGTGGTTGTGCGGTGGTGAAGTTTACTAAAATGCACGGGCTGGGTAATGACTTTATTCTCGTTGATATGCAGGAAGAGGTGCTCCTAGAGGCGCCTAGTCGGCTTGCTCGAGCCATCTGTCATCGCCAATATGGTGTCGGTGCCGACGGGCTAGTCTTAGTTCATAACTCCTCGCGTGCCGATTGCCGCATGCAGATTTTTAACGCCGACGGCAGTGAGGCCGAATCCTGTGGCAATGCCCTGCGCTGCGTGGCCAAGTTTGTGTATGACCGCGGGCGAGCACGGGGGGATATCGTCACAGTAGAGGCGCTGGCTGGTCTATACACTATCGAAGTAACGCCGCGCGGCGGCAGCGCCGAGTTGATGAAAGTAAACATGGGGCCACCCCGTTTTGAGCCCGCGGCCATGCCGGCCCTAGTTGACGGTCTTGGGCCTGTACTCGATTTACCACTAAGGACTGCCAAAGCTCTTTACCAAGGCGTCTTGGTCAATACGGGTGTTCCGCATGTGGTTATTTTTGTGCCGACCCTTGAGGGCTTTGATTTTATGGACGAAGGGCGTCAGATTGAGCAAAACCCGCTATTCCCACGGGGCATCAACGTCGACTTTGTCGAAGTAGTGCGCCCCGATTTCTTGGTGGCGAAAGTTTGGGAGCGTGGTGCGGGCCCTACACTGGCCTGCGGCACCGGTGCATCAGCCGTTCTCGCCGCTGCCTACCTCACCGGCAGGTCGGCGCGGTCTGCTACTGTGGTTCTCCCTGGCGGGGAACTCTACATAGAGTGGCGCGAGTCAGATGGCTGCGTGTACATGCTTGGGCCGGCAGTTAGCGTCTTTACAGGCAGCTACGTCTAAAGAGTGACTACCTTCGCGGCCTGCTGTAGGGTTTCTATAATGGTATACATGTTCGTTACTTCACCGATGATTAGTTTGTCTTTCAGACCGTAGTAATCAAGGCATAGACCGCAAGTCATAATAGTAAAGTCCTTGGCAAGTAGTCGCTCCAGGCTCGGCAGTACCTCTGAACCTTGGCAGGTTAATTTTGCCC
This Bacillota bacterium DNA region includes the following protein-coding sequences:
- the purH gene encoding bifunctional phosphoribosylaminoimidazolecarboxamide formyltransferase/IMP cyclohydrolase codes for the protein MKRALISVADKTGVGEFAAALAHLGYEIVASGGTALYLKEQGVAVTEVSQVTNYPEMMDGRVKTLHPAIHGGILMRTDNPSDVASARQAGIQPISIVVVNLYPFERTVTGEHSLSEAIENIDIGGPALVRAAAKNYAFVAAVTDPSQYHGLLCDLREYGEIALSTRQKLARAAFQHTAYYDSMVAHYLARTFGPAEFPSRVGLPLSLVKGLRYGENPHQEGALYAAPGARVGLPSAVQLQGKELSYCNILDADAAWALVSEFSRPAAVVVKHATPCGVATAPSLLLAYQRAADCDPISTFGGIVALNREVDVATASAMREIFLEVIVAPKFSDAAREILSAKRNLRLLTISDEGARGDAGHWEVKSIQGGYLVQTSDTWGDKSLWQVVTSVEPTSEERQDLEFAFVVAKHVKSNAIVIAKQGATLGIGTGQTNRIDAARQALERAGERAEGAVLASEAFFPQPDVLLACVQAGIVAVIHPGGSINDDLSLAAANAAGIAMLYSKERHFKH
- the purD gene encoding phosphoribosylamine--glycine ligase, whose translation is MRVLVLGHGGREHALAWKIAASPLCTKLYIAPGNPGTADLGENVACDICDTSAVVSLVRDLAIELLVIGPEAPLASGVADAVRYEVPSCFVFGPTKAGARLEWSKAYAKTFMNKYGVPTAGHHTFSSPKDAAFHLENCALPVVVKADGLAAGKGVIIAKTRAQAVAAVGMLPLGQTVVVEEFLVGREASVLVIADGRRCHLLPPVRDYKALLENNLGPNTGGMGAYAPLSDLTARDLSEIKALAERTLAGLVDEGLDYRGIIYLGLMLTEEGVKVLEYNARFGDPECQLLMALLESDLLYYLYHAARGELPIEPPTCSEDCACLVVACGGDYPYSPSQGEVITGLAEAVAAGHLVFQAGTAEAEGHLVANGGRILNVVGRHQEMSRACQEAYQALNYLKFAGMRFRGDIGQEEVLP
- the purE gene encoding 5-(carboxyamino)imidazole ribonucleotide mutase; this translates as MGSKSDWGVMQEACRLLEKLEVPHERQVVSAHRTPDLMFTFAEQAALRGIKVIIAGAGGAAHLPGMVACKTLLPVIGVPIPSAHLQGLDSLLSIVQMPAGVPVATVAIGASGAKNAALLACQILSLTDDILLSKLKKLRDEAAEQVFQAERLVVP
- the purK gene encoding 5-(carboxyamino)imidazole ribonucleotide synthase, which translates into the protein MSKLPLRPGSVIGILGGGQLGRMTAMAAKAMGYKVLCLDPTPNSPCGQVCDGQVVGSLGDREAAFHLARQSDIVIYEFENIDAAVVRALEGEHCVPQGSNILAITQNRILEKAHLAAHGVPLAPYRVVRSAADLSHAVAELGLPLVLKSALGGYDGKGQLVLRGSAEVEAALAQVARGGEFVVEKFVELHQEVSVIIARRPGGESALFPIAENRHCQNVLHTTIVPARLSQDASQQALELATSIAHSLDLVGILAVEMFVTPQGLLVNELAPRPHNSGHFSFGACYTSQFEQFVRAVADLPLGGTDLLFPAVMFNILGRHQRQVYANWPLLQQKGKVHLYGKSSNADAGDGSFCNAADSLVVEAHSLRKMGHILLRSSDPEPEIAWLSGLLEK
- a CDS encoding diaminopimelate epimerase, with the translated sequence MKFTKMHGLGNDFILVDMQEEVLLEAPSRLARAICHRQYGVGADGLVLVHNSSRADCRMQIFNADGSEAESCGNALRCVAKFVYDRGRARGDIVTVEALAGLYTIEVTPRGGSAELMKVNMGPPRFEPAAMPALVDGLGPVLDLPLRTAKALYQGVLVNTGVPHVVIFVPTLEGFDFMDEGRQIEQNPLFPRGINVDFVEVVRPDFLVAKVWERGAGPTLACGTGASAVLAAAYLTGRSARSATVVLPGGELYIEWRESDGCVYMLGPAVSVFTGSYV